Proteins found in one Carassius auratus strain Wakin chromosome 42, ASM336829v1, whole genome shotgun sequence genomic segment:
- the LOC113060510 gene encoding complement component C1q receptor-like: MMLVLILMLSCFVCGGTDRVKKACTPEACLTLHLEKKRFANASEDCINNGGNLVTMRNENELQIIKSVLSAAGEYDILNSKVWIGLELQKRKCTDVTEELKGFRWTSEPTNSRYSNWKKTPLSTCTEKRCVSISLADGLQWSDGSCRDRAFYMCKFIFKGMCKPIELKEPGDVKYNVPFLLKPLRPNERLAMLPHGTVAEIKCSGSEDAETFVSICLNNNSLFGWTPERFCTQNQSYKNMGCDHNCFETAGAGVRCECCEGYYLMDDKVSCAPRINCENSPCESKCVPTPTGFSCKCLDGFNLAEDKVSCIDIDECQQHICGEHGCQNTPGSYFCECKPGFRLVAGKCEDVDECTEDRCQQGCLNSEGSFSCYCHAGYSSSSNDSKKCIDINECVSGPCEDDCQNTLGSFKCHCRENFILAKNGISCIPYPVEKTQITPSTDHRGAFITKMSQSPVTSGPSTINTPLLNMTNTKADSSKRKERFLGSFLMLVCVLGSVIPLTVITVLIMSVFVIHRWNRSRKAALKNANADNYCWVSSGIDNEHKKNNSQLNG, encoded by the coding sequence ATGATGCTCGTACTGATTCTGATGTTATCCTGTTTTGTCTGTGGCGGGACCGACCGGGTGAAGAAAGCATGCACCCCCGAGGCTTGTCTCACGTTGCATTTGGAGAAAAAACGTTTTGCAAATGCTTCAGAAGACTGTATCAATAATGGCGGCAATTTGGTTACTATGAGAAATGAAAATGAACTTCAGATCATCAAATCGGTTCTTTCAGCAGCAGGAGAATACGACATCCTTAATTCTAAAGTTTGGATCGGACTTGAGCTGCAGAAAAGAAAGTGCACCGATGTCACTGAGGAGTTAAAGGGCTTCAGATGGACGTCAGAGCCAACCAATTCCAGATATTCCAACTGGAAAAAGACACCTTTGTCCACGTGCACGGAAAAAAGGTGTGTGTCGATTTCACTGGCAGATGGTCTCCAGTGGTCAGATGGCTCATGTAGAGACCGTGCATTTTATATGTGCAAATTTATCTTCAAAGGAATGTGCAAACCAATAGAGTTGAAAGAACCAGGTGATGTCAAATATAATGTTCCGTTCCTACTTAAACCGCTACGTCCAAATGAAAGGTTGGCGATGTTACCACATGGGACAGTGGCTGAAATAAAATGCAGCGGCTCGGAAGATGCAGAAACTTTTGTCTCCATTTGTCTCAACAATAACTCTCTTTTTGGCTGGACACCTGAACGTTTTTGCACACAAAATCAAAGTTACAAAAACATGGGCTGTGATCACAATTGTTTTGAGACTGCAGGAGCAGGTGTTCGTTGTGAATGTTGTGAAGGCTATTACCTCATGGATGATAAAGTGAGTTGTGCTCCTAGAATTAACTGCGAAAATTCACCTTGCGAATCAAAGTGTGTACCGACTCCCACTGGGTTTTCATGCAAATGCTTGGATGGATTTAATTTGGCTGAAGACAAGGTCAGTTGCATTGATATCGATGAATGTCAGCAACATATCTGCGGTGAACACGGCTGTCAAAACACTCCGGGAAGCTATTTTTGTGAGTGTAAACCCGGTTTCAGGCTTGTTGCTGGAAAATGTGAAGATGTGGATGAATGCACCGAAGACAGATGTCAGCAGGGCTGTCTCAATTCAGAGGGGTCATTCTCTTGTTACTGCCATGCAGGATACAGTTCATCATCAAACGATAGCAAGAAATGTATAGATATCAATGAATGTGTCAGTGGACCGTGTGAAGACGACTGCCAAAATACCTTGGGTAGTTTCAAATGTCACTGTAGGGAAAACTTCATTTTGGCTAAAAATGGCATCAGCTGCATCCCGTATCCCGTGGAGAAAACACAAATCACTCCATCTACAGATCATAGAGGAGCATTCATCACTAAAATGAGTCAGTCGCCTGTCACTTCTGGACCGTCAACAATCAACACCCCTCTACTTAACATGACAAACACTAAAGCGGACTCTAGTAAACGCAAAGAACGTTTTCTCGGAAGTTTTTTGATGTTGGTGTGCGTCTTGGGTTCAGTTATTCCATTGACTGTGATCACTGTGCTCATCATGTCTGTCTTTGTTATCCACCGATGGAATCGTTCAAGAAAAGCCGCTTTGAAAAATGCCAACGCTGACAACTACTGCTGGGTTTCATCTGGAATCGACAATGAACATAAAAAGAACAACAGTCAACTGAATGGTTAA